A single Anopheles funestus chromosome 2RL, idAnoFuneDA-416_04, whole genome shotgun sequence DNA region contains:
- the LOC125761134 gene encoding zinc carboxypeptidase A 1-like yields the protein MVRNGVFSRCVAMALLAFGVVAIEAAEMARYDNYPLYRVTPKSEEQLKVVAAMEQVSDSLIFLETARKVGDRFDIIVAPHKLADFTETLEADYIPHELIDENVQRSVDEESVRLMTKRARGPFGWNDFHSLDEIHAWLDKMAKEHRELELLDAGRSHQNRTLKGVKLSYGEGRPGVFIEGGIHAREWISPATVTYILNELVTSEDVQVRALAEKYDWYVFPNVNPDGYAYTFQVNRLWRKTRKPYGPFCYGADPNRNWDFHWAEQGTSNNACSDTYAGPNAFSEVETRSLSAFVEKLRGKLSAYIAFHSYSQLLLFPYGHTGAHSPNHQDLNEIAEATVKSLAKRYGTQYQYGNVYDAIYPASGSSVDWSYGVEDVKIAYTYELRPDSGDWNGFVLPPDQIVPTGEETLDSLVTLLEESEARGYYNVKK from the coding sequence ATGGTGCGGAACGGTGTCTTTTCCCGGTGTGTGGCGATGGCCTTGCTGGCCTTCGGTGTTGTCGCGATCGAAGCAGCAGAAATGGCACGGTACGATAACTACCCTCTGTATCGTGTGACACCCAAGAGCGAGGAGCAGCTCAAGGTGGTCGCGGCCATGGAGCAAGTGAGTGACAGTTTAATATTCCTCGAAACCGCCCGTAAGGTGGGCGATCGGTTCGATATCATCGTGGCACCACACAAGCTGGCAGACTTTACGGAAACGCTCGAAGCGGACTACATCCCGCACGAGCTGATCGACGAGAATGTGCAACGGTCGGTCGATGAGGAGAGTGTCCGTTTGATGACCAAGCGTGCCAGGGGACCTTTCGGTTGGAACGACTTCCACTCGCTGGATGAGATACACGCGTGGTTGGACAAGATGGCCAAAGAGCACCGAGAGTTGGAACTGCTGGATGCGGGTCGATCGCACCAGAATCGCACGTTGAAGGGTGTGAAGCTGTCGTACGGCGAAGGTAGACCGGGTGTGTTCATCGAGGGAGGTATCCATGCGCGAGAATGGATCTCACCCGCCACTGTTACGTACATCCTGAACGAGCTGGTTACCAGTGAAGACGTACAGGTGCGCGCACTCGCCGAGAAGTACGATTGGTACGTGTTCCCGAATGTGAACCCGGACGGATACGCGTACACGTTCCAGGTGAATCGATTGTGGCGCAAGACTCGCAAACCTTACGGTCCATTCTGTTATGGAGCGGATCCGAACCGCAACTGGGACTTCCATTGGGCGGAACAGGGTACCAGCAATAACGCTTGCTCGGATACGTATGCTGGACCGAACGCATTCTCCGAGGTGGAGACCCGATCGCTGTCCGCTTTCGTTGAAAAACTGCGCGGAAAGCTCAGTGCTTACATTGCGTTCCACTCCTACTCGCAGCTGCTTCTCTTCCCGTACGGACACACTGGAGCACACTCACCGAACCATCAGGATTTGAACGAAATCGCTGAAGCTACCGTTAAATCATTAGCCAAGCGGTACGGCACCCAGTACCAGTACGGTAATGTGTATGACGCTATCTATCCGGCCAGCGGGTCCAGTGTTGACTGGAGCTACGGTGTTGAGGACGTCAAGATTGCCTACACGTACGAATTGCGTCCTGATTCGGGCGATTGGAACGGGTTTGTTCTACCACCGGACCAGATCGTACCAACCGGAGAGGAAACTTTGGATTCACTCGTCACGCTTTTGGAAGAATCGGAAGCCCGGGGTTACTATAATGTAAAGAAATGA
- the LOC125761115 gene encoding dynein axonemal assembly factor 1 homolog → MVREHCGEDFGPKKMSKKTIQASCRKNKLYLTPHLNDVLYLHYSGYNAIDGLEEYVGLKCLWLESNAISGISGLEHQSQLRCLYLHNNLIKKIENLEHCKQLDTLNLSHNHIAKIENCGSDILPVLNTLNISHNYLKTVESIAELRKCDFVSVLDISHNRIEDIAIVKVLSDMKGLRVLTMVGNPVINDIPSYRKTLILECKSLTYLDSRPVFDKDRACAEAWKRGGYEEERKEHLRWKKEEQRKMRRSINATLRLRHRGDGEPELLKTSSDEEEEREIDDSNTGKDELQEMDYQSNEVAWKEMEDLFNQHTRTLKPPVPAYFSDQPGQSCRAIEGTSGSVSVDQCNQDNVKKPLIEEITTEEYTDITAKKEDSEEHVANSDIPETGTEIDASLMEENQRDKEDVLDNLNACEKDPRLVAQNESSTCHHLAEESGYENSAGETDLTRSVEATKNPETKRKTEERIASAEQDDTLNVIIQSKEISITMEPSCSTTSECPSALQDNIVQDGERKPSTTSIDSVANPDITRHDSKKDDRRKSSTTSVEYITGSDTNSDPTLVTDCDSCVHNSHGSSRGCSSRSDTSDSEDMFDKIVPKKHRKLASAIRSLSSSDSSSELDEPGGSMLDSKLDRQNTITEFIDEYKRFFHSVDVRDPKCVLKNRHKIVRPQTAKTQRTEPLVYEGVLKTMEQNSNFAKIEQVRQEREADDRSLAKEAVLERLMKGHDAVDMNIEHQMISIGGKAHNFNEYRLEVFRQDQEKLQNLIDRVTAQKDKYNAHIDSIHDQLANIMDDYGQISVKLRKVNDMIQNIGEEVGQEEHGEFSRPIVETHPKGIMEEIVEHMTKEQAQNVIDSNMKVSHNASCEPVAELSSDESVPDLCDFKQRVAAQIEIGLKDPTNPNTHKPIQEDFGSDPVYRKFIDIQYEIDKLTEDQIFDALSEAARELQEEEELEAKLLHDAVDEYWNPTTDLDDFRRNLNLDAHPIIQRFKRFIECQGTDTDDTDSEAHVRRLESAYHKYERRLSNHLFDEYLILSRKASIATTTGGESSATELELIEIEGAHVLRASSSRRTTAWDLKESLEDPVVEVEEEPTDEISAQGCKNPKLEELEDEESKPETENAQCMNVTMKDQPADVPEFQ, encoded by the exons ATGGTGCGCGAACACTGCGGTGAAGATTTTGGCCCTAAAAA AATGTCGAAAAAGACCATTCAGGCATCGTGTCGCAAGAACAAACTCTATCTCACACCACATCTGAACGATGTCCTATATTTGCACTATTCAG GATATAACGCCATCGATGGGTTGGAGGAGTACGTCGGGTTAAAATGTCTTTGGCTCGAATCTAATGCCATTTCGGGAATATCCGGTCTGGAGCACCAGTCTCAATTGCGTTGTCTGTATCTGCACAACAACCTTATCAAG aaaATCGAAAATTTGGAACACTGCAAACAGCTGGACACACTGAACCTTTCCCATAATCACATCGCAAAGATAGAAAATTGTGGAAGTG ATATTTTACCAGTGTTGAACACGCTAAATATATCACACAACTATCTTAAAACGGTGGAAAGCATTGCTGAGCTGAGAAAATGTGATTTCGTGTCTGTTTTAGACATTTCCCATAACCGCATAGAAGACATTGCGATTGTGAAG GTCTTGAGTGATATGAAAGGATTACGCGTGCTAACGATGGTGGGAAATCCGGTGATCAACGATATCCCTTCGTACCGTAAAACACTTATTTTGGAATGT AAATCTCTGACGTATTTGGACTCTCGACCAGTGTTTGATAAGGATCGTGCCTGTGCTGAAGCTTG GAAACGCGGTGGCTACGAAGAAGAACGCAAGGAGCATTTGCGttggaaaaaggaagaacaacGGAAGATGCGCCGAAGCATCAACG cAACGCTACGCTTGCGTCACCGGGGAGATGGAGAACCAGAATTG CTCAAAACAAGTAgtgatgaagaagaagaacgtgAAATTGATGATTCTAATACCGGAAAAGATGAGCTACAAGAAATGGACTACCAATCGAATGAGGTCGCATGGAAGGAGATGGAAGATCTATTTAATCAGCATACGAGAACACTTAAGCCGCCTGTCCCGGCGTATTTCTCTGACCAACCCGGACAATCGTGCCGGGCTATTGAAGGTACTTCTGGAAGCGTATCTGTTGATCAGTGTAACCAGGATAATGTCAAGAAACCACTCATCGAAGAGATAACTACAGAAGAGTACACAGATATAACTGCAAAGAAGGAGGATTCGGAGGAACACGTTGCAAATTCTGACATTCCAGAAACAGGAACAGAAATTGATGCATCTTTAATGGAAGAGAATCAACGTGACAAAGAAGATGTCTTGGACAACCTTAATGCTTGTGAAAAGGACCCTAGGCTCGTCGCACAAAATGAGTCATCCACTTGTCACCATCTTGCAGAAGAGAGCGGATATGAGAATTCTGCAGGAGAAACAGATCTAACCCGTTCTGTAGAGGCTACCAAGAACCCTGAAACGAAACGCAAAACAGAAGAACGAATTGCATCAGCTGAGCAAGATGATACACTGAACGTCATCATACAATCGAAAGAAATATCAATAACGATGGAACCTTCTTGCAGCACTACAAGCGAGTGTCCATCGGCACTCCAGGATAATATCGTTCAAGATGGTGAGCGTAAGCCCTCTACCACTTCTATTGATTCTGTCGCTAATCCTGACATCACACGCCATGACAGTAAGAAGGATGATAGGCGTAAATCATCTACCACTTCCGTTGAATATATTACTGGTTCCGACACTAACTCTGATCCAACACTGGTTACGGACTGCGACAGCTGTGTTCATAACAGTCATGGCAGTAGCCGAGGTTGCTCTTCCCGTTCGGACACATCAGATAGCGAGGATATGTTCGACAAGATTGTACCGAAGAAACATCGCAAGCTAGCTTCCGCCATCCGATCGCTGAGCAGCAGTGATAGTAGCAGCGAACTAGATGAGCCTGGCGGTAGTATGCTGGATAGTAAGCTCGATCGTCAAAATACGATCACTGAGTTCATCGATGAGTACAAACGATTTTTCCACTCTGTGGATGTGCGTGATCCGAAATGTGTTCTAAAAAATCGTCATAAAATTGTTCGTCCCCAAACGGCAAAGACACAGCGCACGGAGCCTCTCGTCTACGAGGGTGTACTGAAAACGATGGAGCAAAATTCCAACTTCGCTAAAATAGAGCAAGTACGTCAAGAGCGTGAAGCGGATGATCGCAGCCTGGCAAAGGAAGCAGTTCTGGAACGTCTGATGAAAGGTCACGATGCTGTGGATATGAATATTGAGCATCAGATGATATCGATCGGTGGTAAGGCGCACAACTTCAACGAGTACCGTCTCGAGGTGTTCCGACAGGATCAGGAGAAGCTACAGAACCTTATCGATCGTGTGACGGCACAGAAGGATAAGTACAATGCACACATTGACAGCATTCACGATCAGCTCGCAAACATCATGGATGACTATGGACAGATCAGTGTGAAGTTGCGAAAGGTTAACGATATGATACAGAACATTGGCGAGGAGGTTGGCCAGGAGGAACATGGAGAATTTTCGCGGCCTATCGTAGAAACGCATCCCAAAGGCATTATGGAGGAAATTGTTGAACATATGACCAAAGAACAGGCGCAGAACGTGATTGATTCTAACATGAAAGTATCCCATAATGCTTCGTGCGAACCGGTGGCTGAACTGTCCTCAGATGAATCTGTGCCAGACTTGTGTGACTTTAAGCAACGTGTAGCGGCACAGATTGAAATTGGTTTAAAGGATCCAACAAATCCTAACACACACAAGCCCATCCAAGAAGATTTTGGTTCCGATCCGGTCTATCGCAAATTTATTGACATCCAGTACGAGATTGACAAGCTGACGGAAGATCAGATATTCGATGCACTCTCAGAAGCTGCCCGAGAGCTACAGGAGGAAGAAGAACTCGAGGCGAAACTGCTTCACGATGCTGTGGATGAGTACTGGAACCCAACTACCGATCTGGATGATTTTCGACGCAATCTCAATCTGGATGCCCATCCGATCATACAGCGCTTTAAGCGCTTCATTGAATGTCAAGGCACGGATACGGATGATACCGATTCGGAGGCACACGTACGACGGCTCGAGAGTGCGTACCACAAATACGAACGTCGTCTTTCAAACCATCTGTTCGATGAATATCTGATTTTGAGTCGTAAGGCAAGTATTGCGACTACCACGGGCGGTGAATCGAGCGCAACGGAGCTGGAGTTGATCGAAATTGAAGGCGCTCATGTACTTCGAGCATCTTCCAGTAGACGTACAACGGCGTGGGATTTGAAAGAATCGCTAGAAGATCCAGTTGTGGAGGTAGAGGAAGAACCAACCGATGAGATCTCTGCTCAAGGTTGTAAGAACCCGAAGCTGGAAGAGTTGGAGGATGAGGAATCCAAACCAGAAACGGAGAATGCACAGTGCATGAATGTGACCATGAAGGACCAACCGGCAGATGTTCCGGAGTTTCAATAG